From the Rhinolophus sinicus isolate RSC01 linkage group LG02, ASM3656204v1, whole genome shotgun sequence genome, one window contains:
- the KRT6A gene encoding keratin, type II cytoskeletal 6A: protein MSSKSITRSSHRGFSASSARVPGTCRSGFSSVSVSRSRGSGGFGGGVCGGAGFGSRSLYSLGGSKRISIGGGSCAIGGGYGSRIGGGFGFGGGAGSGFGFGGASGSGFGLGGGAGFGGGYGGSGFPVCPPGGIQEVTVNQNLLTPLNLQIDPTIQRVRTEEREQIKTLNNKFASFIDKVRFLEQQNKVLDTKWTLLQEQGTKTVRQNLEPLFEQYINNLRRQLDSILGERGRLDSELRGMQDMVEDFKSKYEDEINKRTAAENEFVTLKKDVDAAYMNKVELQARVDALMDEINFTRAFYDAELAQMQTHVSDTSVVLSMDNNRDLDLDSIIAEVKAQYEEIAQRSRAEAESWYQTKYEELQVTAGRHGDDLRNTKQEIAEINRMIQRLRSEIDHVKKQCASLQAAIADAEQRGELALNDAKSKLVGLEDALQRAKQDMARLLKEYQELMNVKLALDVEIATYKKLLEGEECRLSGEGVGPVNISVVQSTVSGGYGGAGGVGGGLSLGGGSGFYYGFGSGVSSGSGRGFGSGLSSAGGNTSTIKYSTTSTSSRKSYKH, encoded by the exons ATGTCTAGCAAATCCATCACGAGGAGCAGCCATCGTGGCTTCAGTGCCAGCTCAGCCAGAGTCCCTGGGACCTGCCGCTCTGGCTTCAGCAGCGTCTCCGTGTCCCGCTCCAGGGGCAGTGGTGGCTTCGGTGGTGGAGTGTGTGGAGGGGCTGGCTTTGGCAGCCGGAGCCTCTATAGCCTGGGGGGCTCAAAGAGGATCTCCATCGGAGGGGGCAGCTGTGCCATCGGTGGCGGATATGGCAGCAGAATCGGAGGTGGCTTTGGCTTTGGAGGTGGAGCCGGGAGTGGATTTGGTTTCGGCGGTGCATCTGGTAGTGGCTTTGGGCTCGGTGGTGGAGCTGGCTTCGGTGGTGGCTATGGGGGCTCCGGCTTCCCTGTGTGCCCCCCTGGAGGCATCCAAGAGGTCACGGTCAACCAGAATCTCCTCACTCCTCTGAACCTGCAAATCGACCCCACCATCCAGCGGGTGAGGACTGAAGAGCGAGAGCAGATCAAGACCCTCAACAACAAGTTTGCCTCCTTCATCGACAAG GTGCGGTTCCTGGAGCAACAGAACAAGGTCCTGGACACCAAGTGGACCCTGCTGCAGGAGCAGGGCACCAAGACCGTGAGGCAGAACCTGGAGCCTTTGTTTGAGCAGTACATCAACAACCTCAGGAGACAGCTGGACAGTATCCTCGGCGAGAGAGGCCGCCTGGACTCGGAGCTCAGGGGCATGCAGGACATGGTGGAGGACTTCAAGAGCAA ATATGAAGATGAAATCAACAAGCGCACTGCAGCAGAGAATGAATTTGTGACTCTGAAGAAG GATGTGGATGCTGCTTACATGAATAAGGTTGAACTGCAAGCCAGGGTCGATGCTCTCATGGATGAGATCAACTTCACGAGAGCCTTCTATGACGCA GAGCTGGCTCAGATGCAAACCCATGTCTCAGACACGTCCGTGGTCCTGTCCATGGACAACAACCGTGACCTGGACCTCGACAGCATCATCGCCGAGGTCAAAGCCCAATATGAGGAGATCGCTCAGAGGAGCCGAGCTGAGGCTGAGTCCTGGTACCAGACCAAG TATGAGGAGCTCCAGGTCACAGCCGGCAGACACGGGGATGACCTGCGCAACACCAAGCAGGAGATTGCTGAGATCAACCGCATGATCCAGAGGCTGAGATCTGAGATCGACCACGTCAAGAAACAG TGTGCCAGCCTGCAGGCTGCCATTGCTGATGCTGAGCAGCGTGGGGAGCTGGCCCTCAATGATGCCAAGAGTAAGCTTGTTGGACTGGAGGACGCCCTGCAGAGGGCCAAGCAGGACATGGCCCGGCTGCTGAAGGAGTATCAGGAGCTCATGAATGTCAAGCTGGCCCTGGACGTGGAGATTGCCACCTACAAGAAGCTGCTGGAGGGCGAGGAGTGCAG GCTGAGTGGGGAAGGCGTTGGACCAGTTAACATCT CTGTGGTGCAGTCCACCGTCTCCGGTGGCTATGGCGGCGCCGGCGGTGTCGGCGGTGGCTTAAGCCTGGGCGGAGGCAGCGGCTTCTACTATGGCTTTGGATCTGGCGTCAGTTCTGGCAGTGGCAGAGGTTTTGGGAGTGGCCTGAGCTCTGCTGGGGGCAACACCTCCACCATCAAATACAgcaccacctccacctccagcAGGAAGAGCTACAAGCACTGA
- the LOC109443668 gene encoding keratin, type II cytoskeletal 6A translates to MSSKSITRSSHRGFSASSARVPGTCRSGFSSVSVSRSRGSGGFGGGVCGGAGFGSRSLYSLGGSKRISIGGGSCAIGGGYGSRIGGGFGFGGGAGSGFGFGGASGSGFGLGGGAGFGGGYGGSGFPVCPPGGIQEVTVNQNLLTPLNLQIDPTIQRVRTEEREQIKTLNNKFASFIDKVRFLEQQNKVLDTKWTLLQEQGTKTVRQNLEPMFEQYINNLRRQLDSVLGERGRLDSELRGMQDMVEDFKSKYEDEINKRNAAENEFVTLKKDVDAAYMNKVELQARVDALMDEINFTRAFYDAELAQMQTHISDTSVVLSMDNNRDLDLNSIIAEVKAQYEEIAQRSRAEAESWYHTKYEELQVTAGRHGDDLRNTKQEIAEINRMIQRLRSEIDHVKKQCASLQAAIADAEQRGELALNDAKSKLVGLEDALQRAKQDMARLMRDYQELMNVKLALDMEIATYRKLLEGEECRLSGEGVGPVNISVVQSTVSGGYGGAGGVGGGLSLGGGSGFYYGFGSGVSSGSGKGFGSGLSSAGGNTSTIKYSTTSTSSRKSYKH, encoded by the exons ATGTCTAGCAAATCCATCACGAGGAGCAGCCATCGTGGCTTCAGTGCCAGCTCAGCCAGAGTCCCTGGGACCTGCCGCTCTGGCTTCAGCAGCGTCTCCGTGTCCCGCTCCAGGGGCAGTGGTGGCTTCGGTGGTGGAGTGTGTGGAGGGGCTGGCTTTGGCAGCCGGAGCCTCTATAGCCTGGGGGGCTCAAAGAGGATCTCCATCGGAGGGGGCAGCTGTGCCATCGGTGGCGGATATGGCAGCAGAATCGGAGGTGGCTTTGGCTTTGGAGGTGGAGCCGGGAGTGGATTTGGTTTCGGCGGTGCATCTGGTAGTGGCTTTGGGCTCGGTGGTGGAGCTGGCTTCGGTGGTGGCTATGGGGGCTCCGGCTTCCCTGTGTGCCCCCCTGGAGGCATCCAAGAGGTCACGGTCAACCAGAATCTCCTCACTCCTCTGAACCTGCAAATCGACCCCACCATCCAGCGGGTGAGGACTGAAGAGCGAGAGCAGATCAAGACCCTCAACAACAAGTTTGCCTCCTTCATCGACAAG GTGCGGTTCCTGGAGCAACAGAACAAGGTCCTGGACACCAAGTGGACCCTGCTGCAGGAGCAGGGCACCAAGACCGTGAGGCAGAACCTGGAGCCTATGTTCGAGCAGTACATCAACAACCTCAGGAGACAGCTGGACAGTGTCCTCGGCGAGAGAGGCCGCCTGGACTCGGAGCTCAGGGGCATGCAGGACATGGTGGAGGACTTCAAGAGCAA ATATGAAGATGAAATCAACAAGCGCAATGCAGCAGAGAATGAATTTGTGACTCTGAAGAAG GATGTGGATGCTGCTTACATGAATAAGGTTGAACTGCAAGCCAGGGTCGATGCTCTCATGGATGAGATCAACTTCACGAGAGCCTTCTATGACGCA GAGCTGGCTCAGATGCAAACCCACATCTCAGACACGTCCGTGGTCCTGTCCATGGACAACAACCGTGACCTGGATCTCAATAGCATCATCGCTGAGGTCAAAGCCCAATATGAGGAGATCGCTCAGAGGAGCCGAGCTGAGGCCGAGTCCTGGTACCACACCAAG TATGAGGAGCTCCAGGTCACAGCCGGCAGACACGGGGATGACCTGCGCAACACCAAGCAGGAGATTGCTGAGATCAACCGCATGATCCAGAGGCTGAGATCTGAGATCGACCACGTCAAGAAACAG TGTGCCAGCCTGCAGGCTGCCATTGCTGATGCTGAGCAGCGTGGGGAGCTGGCCCTCAATGATGCCAAGAGTAAGCTTGTTGGACTGGAGGACGCCCTGCAGAGGGCCAAGCAGGACATGGCCCGCCTGATGCGTGACTACCAGGAGCTCATGAATGTCAAGCTGGCCCTGGACATGGAGATTGCCACCTACAGGAAGCTGCTGGAGGGCGAGGAATGCAG GCTGAGTGGGGAAGGCGTTGGACCAGTTAACATCT CTGTGGTGCAGTCCACCGTCTCCGGTGGCTATGGCGGCGCCGGCGGTGTTGGCGGTGGCTTAAGCCTGGGCGGAGGCAGCGGCTTCTACTATGGCTTTGGATCTGGTGTCAGTTCTGGCAGTGGCAAAGGTTTTGGGAGTGGCCTCAGCTCTGCTGGGGGCAATACCTCCACCATCAAATACAgcaccacctccacctccagcAGGAAGAGCTACAAGCACTGA